One Hydrogenophaga crassostreae genomic region harbors:
- the lpxA gene encoding acyl-ACP--UDP-N-acetylglucosamine O-acyltransferase yields MSLIHATAVVDPAAELDSTVSIGAFTVVGAHVKVGAGTTIGPHCVIEGHTTIGRDNRIFQFNSIGAISQDKKYAGEPCGLEIGDRNTIREFCTFNIGTAQDAGVTRVGNDNWIMAYVHIAHDCQLGNQITMANNATLGGHVKVGDWVTIGGLTGILQRMNIGAHSMIGFASHVGQDVPPYMVVDGHPLSVRGVNLVGLRRRDFSSVRIAAIREMHKLLYRQGKTLADARVDIVRLAETTPEAAADVALMDGFLSQASNGIAR; encoded by the coding sequence GTGAGTTTGATTCACGCCACCGCCGTGGTGGATCCTGCCGCCGAATTGGACAGCACAGTCTCCATCGGTGCCTTTACGGTGGTTGGAGCGCACGTCAAAGTTGGCGCGGGCACCACTATCGGGCCGCACTGCGTGATCGAAGGCCACACCACCATCGGGCGCGACAACCGTATTTTCCAGTTCAACTCCATTGGCGCGATCTCCCAGGACAAAAAGTATGCGGGCGAGCCCTGTGGTCTGGAAATTGGTGACCGAAACACCATCCGTGAGTTTTGCACCTTCAATATTGGTACTGCTCAGGATGCAGGCGTAACCCGCGTCGGCAATGACAACTGGATCATGGCCTATGTGCACATTGCCCACGATTGCCAGCTTGGCAATCAGATCACGATGGCCAACAACGCCACGCTGGGCGGCCATGTGAAAGTGGGCGACTGGGTCACCATTGGAGGGCTGACCGGTATCTTGCAGCGCATGAACATCGGTGCCCACAGCATGATCGGTTTTGCAAGTCATGTGGGCCAGGATGTTCCTCCCTACATGGTGGTTGACGGGCATCCACTGTCGGTGCGCGGAGTGAACCTGGTCGGTTTGCGCCGACGCGACTTTTCGTCGGTGCGCATTGCTGCCATTCGCGAGATGCACAAGCTGCTCTATCGCCAGGGAAAGACCTTGGCTGATGCGCGTGTCGACATCGTGAGGCTTGCCGAGACAACGCCCGAGGCGGCGGCCGATGTGGCGTTGATGGATGGCTTTTTGAGCCAGGCCAGCAACGGCATTGCGCGCTGA
- the fabZ gene encoding 3-hydroxyacyl-ACP dehydratase FabZ: MMDIHQILKLLPHRYPILLVDRVLEIEPGKRIKAIKNVSINEPFFLGHFPNRPVMPGVLMLEAMAQAAAILSFDAMGKTLDDKSVYYFAGIDAARFKRPVEPGDQLLMDVTLERSKAGIFKFKGKCFVGEALACEAELMCTMRTIA, from the coding sequence ATGATGGATATCCACCAAATTCTCAAGCTCCTGCCCCATCGCTATCCGATTTTGCTGGTGGACAGGGTGTTGGAAATCGAGCCGGGCAAACGCATCAAGGCGATCAAAAACGTATCGATCAACGAGCCCTTTTTTCTGGGGCACTTCCCCAACCGACCCGTGATGCCTGGTGTCTTGATGCTGGAAGCGATGGCGCAGGCGGCTGCCATTCTGAGTTTTGATGCGATGGGCAAAACGCTCGATGACAAAAGCGTGTACTACTTCGCGGGTATCGACGCTGCGCGTTTCAAGCGACCTGTGGAACCTGGTGACCAACTGCTGATGGATGTCACCTTGGAGCGCTCCAAGGCGGGCATTTTTAAGTTCAAAGGCAAGTGTTTCGTCGGAGAGGCACTGGCTTGCGAGGCCGAGCTGATGTGCACCATGCGCACGATTGCCTGA
- a CDS encoding phosphatidate cytidylyltransferase, whose protein sequence is MLKQRIITALVMLAVLLPAIFYQSTEPFIFVSAVLLGAAGWEWARLNGSGPKVAQGLGLGLGASLMGFALVGGLSVDWSLLWVGAGLVWIGVGWVMLHRGVAGWRRWPQPLRLWLGLLLLSCAWLALVKARQLGIGFLLSALTLVWMADVAAYAGGKTFGRRKLAPSLSPGKSWEGALSGALGVLALGVFWVWMDRQGWTDSPSLFSLLWAQGPVLALLAVVGLSAMSVVGDLLESLVKRSAGMKDSSQLLPGHGGVLDRVDALLPVLPLAMLLTQL, encoded by the coding sequence ATGCTTAAGCAACGCATCATCACAGCGCTGGTGATGCTGGCCGTGTTGTTGCCAGCGATCTTTTACCAATCGACTGAACCTTTTATTTTCGTCTCGGCAGTGTTGTTGGGGGCCGCTGGCTGGGAGTGGGCGCGCCTCAATGGCAGTGGTCCGAAAGTCGCTCAGGGTTTGGGTTTGGGTCTTGGCGCCAGTTTGATGGGCTTCGCCCTGGTCGGTGGTTTGTCCGTTGACTGGTCGTTGCTCTGGGTGGGCGCAGGCCTGGTCTGGATAGGGGTGGGCTGGGTGATGCTTCACCGCGGCGTTGCCGGCTGGCGTCGCTGGCCACAACCTTTGCGGCTTTGGCTGGGACTGCTGCTGCTCTCCTGTGCCTGGTTGGCTCTGGTCAAGGCGCGGCAGCTCGGCATTGGATTTTTGCTTTCTGCGCTTACCCTTGTCTGGATGGCGGACGTAGCGGCCTACGCGGGCGGGAAAACCTTTGGGAGGCGCAAACTTGCCCCCAGTTTGAGTCCAGGCAAGAGTTGGGAAGGCGCGCTGAGTGGCGCATTGGGCGTGTTGGCTCTGGGTGTTTTCTGGGTATGGATGGATCGCCAGGGATGGACAGACAGCCCAAGCTTGTTCTCTTTGTTGTGGGCTCAGGGTCCAGTTTTGGCGCTCCTGGCTGTGGTGGGGTTGAGCGCAATGAGCGTGGTCGGCGATTTGCTGGAATCGCTTGTGAAACGAAGCGCCGGGATGAAAGACTCCAGCCAACTGTTGCCTGGGCACGGTGGTGTGCTGGATCGGGTCGACGCCTTGTTGCCGGTATTGCCCTTGGCCATGCTGTTGACGCAGCTCTGA
- the rseP gene encoding RIP metalloprotease RseP: MLLTVFAFVLALGLLITVHEYGHYRVAVACGVKVLRFSVGFGKPLLRWHPKGSSTEFVLCALPLGGYVRMLDEREAPVEASERHLAFNTQPLKSRAAIVVAGPVANLLLAIVLYSVVNWVGVEEPKATLAGPTVGSLAEAAGIKGGEWVVRASTGDSEASDMGSFEDLRWRVTQAALSGDDMTLWLASSEGGVGRAVALPLSSLNIREANLELYQRIGIMAPWTAPVLGDVIEGGAAQAAGLLAGDVVESVDGQPVADGQALRSKIRAGVSDAGEALTQQWALRRDGQRLSIAVTPKPEHQDGAWMGRIGAYVGAPPAMVTVRHGLIDGLVNGTVRTWEVSWLTLKMMGRMVIGQASLKNLSGPLTIADYAGKSASLGFTPYLIFLALISVSLGVLNLLPLPVLDGGHLMYYLWEGVTGRSVSAVWMERLQRGGVGILLAMMSVALFNDVARLTG, from the coding sequence ATGTTGTTGACTGTTTTCGCTTTCGTTCTGGCCTTGGGTCTGCTGATCACCGTGCATGAGTATGGACATTACCGTGTGGCGGTGGCGTGTGGCGTGAAGGTGCTTCGTTTTTCAGTTGGCTTTGGCAAGCCATTGCTGCGCTGGCATCCGAAGGGCAGTTCTACGGAATTTGTGTTGTGCGCTTTGCCTCTGGGGGGCTATGTACGTATGCTCGACGAGCGTGAGGCACCGGTTGAAGCCTCTGAACGCCACCTGGCCTTCAACACCCAGCCGCTGAAATCGCGGGCAGCCATCGTGGTCGCGGGGCCTGTGGCCAACCTGTTGCTGGCAATCGTGCTGTATTCGGTTGTGAATTGGGTAGGGGTGGAGGAGCCCAAAGCGACCTTGGCGGGACCGACCGTTGGCTCATTGGCGGAAGCGGCCGGAATCAAAGGAGGGGAGTGGGTTGTTCGCGCCAGCACCGGTGACTCGGAAGCCAGCGATATGGGCTCGTTTGAGGATCTGCGCTGGCGGGTGACTCAGGCAGCTTTGTCTGGTGATGATATGACCTTGTGGCTGGCCTCCAGTGAAGGTGGCGTTGGCCGGGCCGTGGCTTTGCCCCTGAGCAGCCTCAACATCCGGGAAGCCAACCTTGAGCTCTACCAGCGCATTGGCATCATGGCACCATGGACGGCGCCAGTCCTTGGAGATGTGATTGAAGGCGGTGCAGCCCAGGCTGCTGGCCTCCTGGCAGGTGACGTGGTCGAGAGTGTGGACGGCCAGCCGGTAGCGGACGGCCAGGCATTGCGCAGCAAGATTCGTGCGGGGGTGAGTGACGCGGGAGAGGCTTTGACCCAGCAATGGGCGCTTCGTCGAGACGGTCAGCGTTTGAGCATCGCCGTCACCCCCAAGCCTGAGCATCAAGACGGAGCCTGGATGGGGCGGATCGGCGCCTATGTGGGGGCGCCTCCAGCAATGGTGACCGTGCGCCACGGCTTGATCGATGGTCTCGTCAATGGCACTGTTCGAACCTGGGAAGTTTCCTGGCTGACGCTCAAGATGATGGGGCGCATGGTGATTGGGCAGGCTTCATTGAAAAATCTCAGCGGGCCGCTCACGATCGCTGACTATGCGGGAAAGTCCGCCAGTTTGGGGTTCACTCCATACCTGATCTTTCTCGCCCTGATCAGTGTGAGTCTGGGTGTGCTCAACCTTCTTCCTTTGCCGGTGCTTGATGGGGGACACCTGATGTATTATCTTTGGGAGGGTGTGACGGGGCGCAGCGTGTCTGCGGTCTGGATGGAGCGCCTGCAGCGCGGAGGTGTCGGCATACTGTTGGCCATGATGTCCGTTGCCTTGTTCAATGATGTGGCCCGTTTGACCGGCTGA
- a CDS encoding OmpH family outer membrane protein — MATVGAFAQEFRIGFVNTDRILREASQAKAAQTKLEQEFSRREKDLQSQARDLKAASEKFERESPTMADGVRLSRQRQLVDQDRDLQRKQREFQEDLTLRKNEELQLVLERANRVIKQVAETEKYDLILQEAVYINPKHDITDKVLTGLSSAK; from the coding sequence ATGGCGACTGTGGGTGCATTTGCACAAGAGTTTCGAATCGGGTTTGTCAACACCGATCGGATTTTGCGTGAAGCTTCTCAGGCCAAGGCAGCGCAAACCAAGCTGGAGCAGGAGTTCTCCCGCCGCGAAAAAGACCTTCAGTCCCAGGCAAGGGATCTCAAGGCCGCTTCAGAAAAGTTCGAACGTGAGTCGCCGACGATGGCAGATGGCGTGCGCTTGTCTCGCCAGCGTCAGCTGGTGGATCAGGATCGTGACCTTCAGCGCAAGCAGCGGGAGTTCCAGGAAGACCTGACCCTGCGCAAGAACGAGGAACTTCAACTTGTATTGGAGCGGGCCAATCGGGTGATCAAGCAAGTGGCCGAGACCGAAAAGTACGACCTCATCCTGCAAGAAGCGGTGTACATCAACCCCAAGCACGACATCACCGACAAGGTGCTGACCGGGCTGAGCAGCGCCAAGTAA
- the ispC gene encoding 1-deoxy-D-xylulose-5-phosphate reductoisomerase, protein MQTITILGSTGSIGTNTLDVIARHPDRFDVFALTAATQVELMLAQCRAFSPSYAVMASEPHARQLAERVKAEGLAVQVLSGEQALSEVSSAPDVHVVMAAIVGAAGLAPSLAAARAGKRLLLANKEALVVGGALFMSAVHEGGATLLPIDSEHSAIFQCLPPDASTWRHGIQHIMLTSSGGPFRDAPLNEMASITPDQACAHPNFVMGRKISVDSATMMNKALEVIEARWLFDLAPEQIQVLIHPQQIIHSMVQFHDASVLAQLGTPDMRVPIAYGLSWPERFESGADPLDFRQLAALTFREPDLQRYPGLGLAWETLRAPEGTSAVLNAANEVAVAAFLAGRLRFDQIHAVNHATLSSVQPSNPKSLHDLLALDAQARSFAESVVVRCAV, encoded by the coding sequence TTGCAGACCATCACCATTCTCGGCTCTACCGGCTCCATTGGCACCAACACACTGGATGTGATCGCGCGCCATCCTGACCGCTTTGACGTGTTTGCATTGACCGCAGCCACCCAGGTGGAGCTGATGCTGGCCCAATGCCGGGCGTTCTCGCCGAGCTATGCGGTGATGGCAAGCGAGCCACACGCCCGCCAACTGGCCGAAAGGGTCAAAGCCGAAGGACTGGCTGTACAGGTATTGAGTGGTGAGCAAGCCTTGAGTGAGGTGAGCTCAGCACCGGATGTGCATGTGGTGATGGCTGCCATCGTGGGCGCAGCGGGGCTGGCACCATCGCTGGCTGCTGCGCGCGCTGGCAAAAGGCTGCTGCTGGCCAACAAGGAGGCGCTGGTGGTGGGGGGGGCGCTGTTCATGTCGGCGGTGCATGAGGGCGGTGCTACTTTGCTGCCCATTGACAGTGAGCATTCTGCAATTTTTCAGTGCCTGCCGCCTGACGCCTCCACATGGCGTCATGGCATCCAGCACATCATGCTCACGTCATCCGGTGGTCCGTTTCGGGATGCGCCGCTGAACGAGATGGCGAGCATCACACCAGACCAAGCTTGCGCTCACCCGAACTTTGTCATGGGTCGCAAGATTTCGGTTGACTCCGCCACCATGATGAACAAGGCGCTGGAGGTGATTGAGGCACGCTGGTTGTTCGACCTCGCCCCTGAGCAGATTCAGGTTTTGATTCACCCGCAGCAAATCATTCACTCGATGGTGCAGTTTCACGATGCGTCTGTGCTCGCCCAGCTGGGTACACCTGACATGCGTGTACCGATTGCTTACGGTCTGTCCTGGCCAGAGCGTTTCGAGAGTGGCGCCGACCCGCTGGATTTCCGCCAGCTCGCGGCTCTCACGTTCCGCGAACCCGACCTGCAACGCTACCCTGGTCTGGGCCTGGCCTGGGAGACCTTGCGGGCGCCAGAGGGCACTTCAGCGGTGCTCAATGCGGCCAACGAGGTCGCGGTGGCAGCGTTCCTGGCGGGCCGATTGCGGTTCGACCAGATCCATGCGGTCAATCATGCAACTTTGTCATCAGTTCAACCCTCCAACCCCAAGAGTTTGCATGATTTGCTGGCGCTGGATGCCCAGGCGCGATCTTTCGCTGAGTCCGTGGTGGTTCGCTGCGCTGTCTGA
- the lpxB gene encoding lipid-A-disaccharide synthase, translated as MVAGETSGDMLAGLLLEGLRARWPDLQTQGIGGPAMLAQGFQSWWPQEKLAVRGYIEVLPRLWEILSIRRQLRKRLIEQPPALFVGVDAPDFNLGLEAGLRAQGIKTVHFVCPSVWAWRPEKIEKLKVAADHVLCIFPFEPELLAQHGIAASYVGHPLASVIPVEPDRAAARLKLGLNNEDTVVALLPGSRSSEIAYIGQRFFDAAAQLLRRRPGMRFVVPAVPAQRERLQAMAQASGLGDSIQVLAGQSHLAMAACDVTLIASGTATLEAALFKRPMVIAYNMHPMSWRMMKRKQLQPWVGLPNILSGEFVVPELLQDAATPTALAQSVLDWLDSPERIEVLQQRFQALHLTLKRDTAQLATDAIEKILES; from the coding sequence ATGGTCGCTGGCGAGACGTCCGGCGACATGCTTGCCGGTTTGCTGCTGGAGGGTTTGAGGGCCCGCTGGCCTGATTTGCAGACCCAGGGTATTGGCGGACCCGCCATGTTGGCCCAGGGTTTTCAAAGCTGGTGGCCACAAGAAAAGCTCGCTGTTCGCGGCTACATCGAAGTCCTGCCGAGATTGTGGGAGATTCTTTCGATTCGGCGACAACTGCGCAAGCGCTTGATTGAGCAGCCGCCAGCCTTGTTTGTAGGCGTCGACGCACCTGATTTCAATCTGGGACTTGAGGCTGGACTGCGAGCACAGGGCATCAAGACAGTTCACTTCGTGTGTCCGTCTGTCTGGGCTTGGCGACCCGAAAAGATTGAGAAACTCAAGGTTGCGGCCGATCACGTGTTGTGCATTTTCCCCTTTGAGCCTGAGTTGCTGGCTCAACACGGAATCGCCGCCAGCTATGTGGGTCATCCATTGGCCAGTGTGATCCCAGTCGAACCCGACCGTGCTGCAGCGCGCTTGAAACTGGGTCTGAATAACGAAGACACAGTGGTGGCCCTTCTACCCGGCAGTCGATCCTCTGAAATTGCCTACATCGGACAAAGGTTCTTCGATGCGGCAGCCCAGTTGCTGCGCCGGCGGCCTGGGATGCGTTTCGTGGTGCCAGCTGTGCCAGCTCAGCGCGAGCGGCTGCAGGCCATGGCGCAGGCCAGTGGTCTGGGGGACTCCATTCAGGTGCTGGCAGGCCAGTCCCACCTCGCCATGGCCGCCTGCGATGTGACGTTGATCGCCAGCGGCACGGCCACGCTGGAAGCGGCGCTGTTCAAACGGCCAATGGTCATTGCTTACAACATGCATCCAATGTCCTGGCGCATGATGAAACGCAAGCAGCTGCAGCCTTGGGTGGGATTGCCCAACATCCTGAGTGGCGAGTTTGTCGTACCGGAGCTGTTGCAAGATGCCGCCACGCCGACCGCTTTGGCGCAATCGGTGCTCGATTGGCTGGATTCTCCTGAGAGAATCGAGGTCTTGCAGCAGCGCTTTCAAGCGTTGCATCTCACGTTGAAGCGCGACACAGCCCAGTTGGCCACCGATGCGATCGAAAAAATTCTTGAAAGCTGA
- the bamA gene encoding outer membrane protein assembly factor BamA: MKTIQNRLRGVSLTAAASLLLTALPAWAVDPFTLKDIRVEGLQRIEPGTVFASLPFRIGEQYNDEKGSTAIRSLFSLGLFTDVRLQVDDGVLVVIVEERPSVADVSFSGIKEFDSEILKKSLRDVGLAEGRPYDKALVDRAEQELKRQYINKSMYAAQVVTTVTPDERNRVNLNFSVVEGDVAKIKDIRIVGNQAFSESTLRDLFDLDTGGLMSWYTKSDRYSRAKLNADLESLRSHYLTRGYLEFRVESTQVAISPDKQDMSVTINITEGNRFVVASVALEGEYLGKENEFKSMVAMRAGEAYNAEDVTRTVKAFTDYFGAFGYAFAQVEAVPNIDRTTNRVAFTFRAQPSRRAYVRRINVVGNSRTRDEVIRREFRQLESAWYDSDRIRLSRDRVDRLGYFTEVGIATEPVPGTNDQVDLTVTVAEKPTGNLSIGAGYSQADKLSFIGSIKQENVFGSGNYLGLDLNTSKFNRQFVLSTTNPYFTPDGISRTLDAYYKTTRPYDAQGGDYEIATTGAGIKFGVPFTERDTVFFGIGAERVKVTSGDQLPEAYLDQGGTYIPTTLGWARDERDSALVPTSGRLQRFNTEFGAGGTRPYVKLNYQFQQYVPLSRKYTLAFNTEFGVGKGLNGKAFPVLRNFYGGGLGSVRGFEQGTLGPTSAVLGSTTGETVNVGGARNLVANLEFIAPFPGAGNDRTLRWFGFVDVGNVYGESESVDLSLLRSSAGVGLSWISPIGPLRFAYATPIRKFDGDRIQRFQFQIGTSF, from the coding sequence ATGAAAACAATCCAAAACCGGTTGCGTGGCGTATCGCTCACAGCGGCTGCCTCTTTGCTCCTGACCGCTCTTCCTGCCTGGGCGGTAGATCCGTTTACCTTGAAGGACATTCGGGTCGAGGGCTTGCAGCGTATTGAGCCAGGAACCGTCTTTGCCTCGCTGCCGTTTCGCATCGGTGAGCAATACAACGATGAAAAAGGCTCTACAGCGATCCGCTCGCTGTTCAGCCTCGGGTTGTTTACCGATGTCCGCCTTCAAGTGGACGATGGTGTGCTGGTGGTGATCGTTGAAGAGCGCCCATCGGTTGCCGACGTGAGCTTCTCCGGAATCAAGGAATTCGATAGCGAGATACTCAAGAAGTCGCTTCGAGACGTGGGTCTGGCAGAAGGGCGCCCCTACGACAAAGCATTGGTTGATCGCGCTGAGCAAGAGCTCAAGCGCCAATACATCAACAAGAGCATGTATGCGGCGCAGGTTGTTACAACGGTAACGCCTGATGAGCGTAACCGTGTCAATCTGAATTTCAGTGTGGTCGAGGGCGACGTCGCAAAGATCAAAGACATTCGCATTGTGGGCAATCAGGCCTTTAGCGAAAGCACTTTGAGAGACCTGTTCGACCTGGATACCGGTGGCCTGATGAGCTGGTACACCAAGTCTGACCGCTATTCGCGGGCCAAGCTTAACGCCGACCTTGAGAGCTTGCGTTCTCACTACCTGACCCGCGGTTACCTTGAGTTCCGTGTGGAATCCACCCAGGTGGCGATATCTCCGGACAAGCAAGACATGTCGGTGACGATCAACATCACAGAGGGCAACCGGTTCGTGGTGGCTTCGGTGGCGCTTGAAGGCGAGTATTTGGGGAAAGAAAACGAATTCAAGTCGATGGTGGCCATGCGCGCGGGCGAAGCCTACAACGCTGAAGACGTGACGAGGACGGTGAAGGCGTTCACCGATTATTTCGGCGCCTTTGGTTATGCCTTTGCGCAAGTGGAGGCGGTGCCCAATATCGATCGAACCACCAACCGCGTGGCATTCACCTTCCGTGCCCAGCCTTCTCGCCGTGCCTATGTGCGTCGAATCAACGTGGTCGGCAACAGCCGCACGCGTGATGAAGTCATTCGCCGTGAGTTTCGTCAACTGGAGTCTGCTTGGTATGACAGTGACCGGATTCGGCTGTCGCGTGACCGGGTTGACCGATTGGGTTATTTCACTGAGGTTGGTATTGCCACGGAGCCGGTGCCAGGAACCAACGACCAGGTTGACCTGACAGTCACTGTGGCGGAAAAACCCACGGGTAATCTGTCCATCGGTGCGGGTTACTCACAAGCCGACAAGCTGTCTTTCATCGGCAGCATCAAACAGGAAAACGTCTTTGGCAGTGGTAACTACCTCGGCCTTGACCTGAACACCAGCAAGTTCAACCGCCAGTTTGTGCTCAGCACGACCAACCCCTATTTCACGCCTGACGGCATTTCGCGCACTTTGGATGCGTATTACAAGACGACCCGTCCTTACGATGCGCAAGGTGGCGACTATGAAATCGCGACCACCGGTGCGGGCATCAAGTTCGGTGTACCTTTTACCGAGCGCGATACGGTATTTTTCGGCATCGGCGCAGAGCGTGTCAAGGTGACTTCTGGCGACCAGCTGCCCGAGGCGTATCTGGATCAAGGCGGTACCTATATTCCAACGACACTGGGTTGGGCCCGTGACGAGCGCGATAGCGCACTGGTTCCAACCTCGGGCCGTTTGCAGCGGTTCAATACAGAATTTGGTGCTGGCGGAACGCGCCCCTATGTGAAGCTGAACTACCAGTTCCAGCAATATGTGCCCCTCAGCCGCAAATACACCTTGGCTTTCAATACCGAGTTTGGTGTGGGCAAAGGCCTGAATGGCAAAGCATTTCCCGTGCTGCGCAACTTCTATGGCGGTGGCCTGGGATCGGTGCGTGGTTTTGAGCAAGGGACCTTGGGCCCGACATCTGCGGTTTTGGGATCTACCACTGGCGAAACAGTTAACGTGGGTGGCGCACGAAACCTCGTGGCCAACCTTGAGTTCATTGCTCCGTTTCCCGGTGCAGGCAATGACCGCACTTTGCGCTGGTTCGGGTTTGTTGACGTTGGCAATGTCTACGGTGAGTCGGAAAGCGTCGACCTGTCTCTCTTGCGGTCATCTGCCGGTGTTGGCTTGAGCTGGATTTCTCCTATCGGCCCGCTGCGTTTTGCGTATGCGACACCCATTCGCAAGTTTGATGGCGATAGAATCCAGCGTTTCCAGTTTCAGATCGGAACCTCCTTTTGA
- the rnhB gene encoding ribonuclease HII has translation MRSKKFLKAEQAKFVWDAPGLVAGVDEAGRGPLAGPVVAAAVILDDRSPIKGLADSKVLTALRRERLYDEIRAKALCCSVALASVEEIDRLNILQATMLAMQRAVNGLRLKPTKVLVDGNRLPPLNVLAEAIVSGDSLVPAISAASILAKVTRDRMLQAMHAEYPGYGFDRHKGYGTAQHLKALETLGPLAVHRRSFAPVARAWAARTETTA, from the coding sequence ATGCGATCGAAAAAATTCTTGAAAGCTGAGCAGGCCAAATTCGTCTGGGACGCACCCGGATTGGTCGCTGGCGTGGACGAGGCCGGGCGTGGCCCGCTTGCGGGACCGGTGGTGGCGGCTGCTGTAATCCTTGATGATCGGTCCCCTATCAAGGGGTTGGCTGACTCCAAGGTTTTGACAGCCCTGCGCCGTGAACGCCTGTACGACGAAATTCGCGCCAAAGCGCTGTGCTGCTCTGTTGCATTGGCTTCAGTGGAGGAAATTGATCGGCTCAACATCCTGCAAGCCACGATGCTGGCCATGCAGCGTGCGGTCAATGGCCTGCGCCTAAAGCCAACCAAAGTGCTGGTGGATGGCAATCGCCTGCCTCCGCTCAATGTCTTGGCAGAAGCCATCGTTTCAGGTGATTCGTTGGTACCAGCCATTTCTGCCGCGTCCATTCTGGCCAAGGTGACAAGGGACCGCATGCTGCAAGCCATGCACGCCGAGTACCCTGGCTACGGTTTTGATCGCCATAAGGGTTATGGCACCGCACAGCACCTTAAAGCGCTGGAAACGCTCGGACCGCTGGCGGTTCACCGGCGTTCATTCGCGCCAGTGGCCCGTGCATGGGCCGCGCGCACGGAGACGACCGCATGA
- the lpxD gene encoding UDP-3-O-(3-hydroxymyristoyl)glucosamine N-acyltransferase, with translation MPKTLGSVVEALGGELFGDALFPIMRLAPIASARGNDLAFVAQARYAHQIESTQAGALIVPPALKAASAARGACIVTDDPYLYFARLTQWWRATTSPAFEPRIHPQAFVDPKAVVEPGVEVGPFSVIEAGAHVSTGARIGAHCTIGAGARIGRDTRLSPNVTVGADCQVGERCIFHSGVVIGADGFGFAPHKGQWIKIEQLGAVRIGHDVEIGANTCVDRGALDDTVIEDGVKLDNLIQIGHNVHIGAHSAMAGCVGVAGSAIIGAHCTVGGGAIVLGHLTLADRVNISAGSVVTRSINKPGHYTGMFPIDDNASWEKNAASLKQLNRLRERLKAAEQAIAQAMHNKPMP, from the coding sequence GTGCCAAAGACACTGGGCTCTGTTGTTGAGGCCTTGGGTGGGGAGTTGTTTGGAGACGCTTTGTTTCCAATCATGCGCTTGGCCCCGATTGCGTCAGCGCGCGGGAATGATTTGGCCTTTGTGGCGCAAGCGCGCTACGCACATCAGATTGAAAGCACGCAGGCTGGGGCGTTGATTGTTCCGCCTGCTCTCAAGGCGGCTTCAGCCGCCCGGGGGGCCTGCATCGTTACGGATGACCCTTACCTTTATTTCGCTCGACTGACCCAGTGGTGGCGCGCGACGACTTCACCAGCTTTTGAGCCTCGAATACACCCGCAGGCCTTCGTTGATCCCAAGGCGGTGGTTGAACCAGGCGTCGAGGTGGGGCCGTTCAGTGTGATCGAAGCAGGGGCACATGTGTCCACAGGTGCGCGCATAGGTGCGCATTGCACGATTGGTGCTGGCGCGAGGATCGGAAGGGATACACGACTGTCGCCAAACGTCACAGTGGGTGCTGATTGCCAGGTTGGAGAGCGCTGCATCTTTCACTCGGGCGTGGTGATCGGAGCCGACGGGTTTGGATTTGCGCCCCACAAAGGACAATGGATAAAAATTGAGCAACTGGGCGCTGTGCGCATTGGCCACGACGTAGAAATCGGTGCCAATACCTGCGTTGACCGTGGCGCGCTCGATGACACAGTGATTGAAGACGGTGTGAAACTCGACAACCTGATCCAGATTGGTCACAACGTTCATATTGGCGCCCATTCTGCGATGGCCGGCTGTGTGGGCGTGGCGGGCAGCGCAATCATTGGCGCCCACTGTACTGTGGGTGGTGGCGCCATCGTCCTGGGACATCTGACACTGGCCGACCGGGTGAACATTTCAGCGGGTAGCGTGGTGACGCGTTCCATCAACAAACCTGGCCACTACACCGGCATGTTTCCAATCGACGACAATGCGTCGTGGGAAAAGAACGCTGCTTCTCTCAAACAACTCAACCGCCTGCGTGAGCGACTCAAAGCCGCGGAACAGGCCATCGCACAAGCGATGCACAACAAGCCAATGCCATGA